The DNA sequence CCAAACAAGGAGAGTTACCTATAGGCTACAACAATTCCATTTCAATACACAGTTTTCAAAGAGAGTGGAGCTGCCACAGAGCTCAGTGTTCCTTCCTGCCCACCTTTGCTTCCTGCTGTTTCCCTCTCACTTGCTCCCAGACCTTCAGTGCTCTCTGCCAAGTTTGCCATCTGAAACAAAGCAGACAGAGTTAATACAGAATgtttaacaacaacaaaatggAAATCTTTACTGACTGGTTAACAGAATTAGAtgtgaaaggaggaggaaagagagacGGAGCAACTGAGCAGTGAGCCTGTCATTGCACATGAAGGCCTGCACAAAGGAGCTTTCAGAAGGAGGCCCAGTGAAATACAGACAAACTTAACTTACTAAACAAAACAAGCTTCTGATTAGCAAATATTTGTTCTACTGTCCAAACCAGAAGCTTTATTATAATAGGTCTTGATGGAATAGGAGTTAAACATGATTTCATCATATAATTGAATTCTGCAGGCACTGCTTAAACACAGCTGCATTTTACATCAGTTGTAGTCAAAGCTCTTCTTACTGGGAAATCCTagtttaaatattatttcagaacTACAACAAAAATAACACTTGCaagggtatttttttaatagtatgAATAAGTTTTAGGAACTGGACCAAGAGAAGTAAGTTTGTGCTGAACTTCTGTGTATCTTCTGAGGAAATCCCATAGAGCCATGTTCAGAACAACTACAGTATATTGCACTACAATTTTCATTTAGTACTTTTCCTTCAGTCTTCAGACAGGCATTCCAAGTGTATGACTGCACTAGGAATGTAGGACTGGAAATTATCTTGAGATCCCTCCTAGATTCTGACATGCCAGCATTGATAATTGAAGCCTTGGAGTCAGCTGGATGAGATGAACCAGCAGTGTCACCCTGTGCCATCAACCCTGTTCCCACCCTTGAGCTCCATCAAGCAAGATTCAACTCCCAGCATCACATTTGCCCTCCCCACCACATAAGTAAATCTTACTCTTACATTTTCAATACCAGGGGGAGTTTCCATCAAGTTCATatccagggctggcagctccggattaaatgtctgaaaataaaaccagatcaTATGTCAAGCAATAAAGTTCTTGAAATAAAACTGCAGAGAACTCCTGAAAGGACTGCAGGATCCAGTGAGCTGCTCCTTCCACTGAAgcatggggacagtggcaccTCCATGGGCCTTCAGCTGGGAGCTTCAGGCTGTGGCAGTAAACTGAGGtcacagaaggagaaaaggctACCCTATTTCCCAGTGATTCTAGGAATACAGCTAAGTTTCACTCCATATCATCCAGTTAAATCAAATACAAGGATGTATGTCAGGATGTGATGGTATGTAATTAGGCTTGAGAAAGAGAAGTGAGGcaaatgtttccctttttccaccCCCTTCAGCTCTGTACAACAGGAATCCTGCATGACCTGGAAAGACTCCCAGTACTACCTTGTACACTATGAATATCTACGAATCATTCTATTTGTAACTATTTGCTTTTCAAGATGCTCCTGACTCTTACCCATTACAACATGAAATAAGCTAGCAGCATTTCATGACACGGCCTGAGCAGTATTTCTCAGAAATAGTGAGAAGACACTCACGTCGCTGAACGCTTCGGCGCCAAAGTTGTACTGCTTCCCTGACAGCATTGCTTGGAGCTCTTCAAGGCTGGCATCAATGCAGTTCAGAAAATCCTGGATTTCCTCTCTAAAAAGACATAGCACTGTAAGGCACAGCTGGCAGGCAGGGCCTTCTCTTGCCCCACAGGGCAGGTTGCCTACAATCCAGAATAGCCAAATGGATGAAATTGCATTCCTGTATCACCTTTCACTTGAGTTCTTTGAGGTACAGGTACAAGGGAAGACTACCTGAACAGCAAGCTCAACTACAGCTACCAGGTCAAAAAGCAATTCCTCCTTCCATATCTACTTCCTCCCTCATTTGAGTATCTGGTGAATGTTCTCAGATCCCAGCCTGTACACCAGTATCTGTTTACACAAAGGTCTGCTGGCTTTGCCCTGGGACAATAAATGATAAGCAAAGGGCTGGAAATAATCTGGGCCTGAAGGAACTCTACCTACTTTGAAACATTGGCTTGTTGCCAAACTGGACATGTTTCCAGGGAGAGTGGGAAGGACATGAGGGACAGTGAAGAACCTGagaaggcagctgcaggcacagtGCCCACAATGCATGTCTTGCTATGCCATGAGGTGCTCCTGTACTAAATTCTCAGCACTGAGGAACAGGCAGTTCCAAGGCACTGGCCCACATCCTGCAGTGCAGGAGGGAAGATACAGCAGGGCCTTCAGACCATGAGTGCTGGGACACCACCCCAGACCCTCCTACCTGCTGCTGACCACAGCAGAAGAGCTGTAGGAGCAAGGGTTAAAGCTTTGTCCTTGATACAGCTCTCCTGTGCAGCCACAGTGGGGCAGGAACTCACAGCCTGCACCCCTGATCCAGGCCTGTGTGATCTGACAGGGCACACAGGAAGCAGCTTTGTACAAATGAggggcagagaaggaaaaggaacagtGAGATGACCACCAGGATAATCCACATCCAGGTCCCAGGAACAAAGTGCCCACAATGCCAGCCTGAGATCAGTGCCTTGCACCTGCTGCTTGGCAGCAcctggcagtgacagcagtgggCTGATGGGACGCACTGATGGATGCACCAGCAGTCAGGCACACGTTACCATGAAGGTGACAGAGACACTTGCCCTTTTTCAAGGTGTGATGCCAACACTTGACTTTTTCAAGCCCTGGTAACAAAGGTGCAGAGAATTCACTTGGTCAATGACAATTCAAAACCTAATTCCCTATGTTCTGCCAAACAACACACCCTCCAGAACTCTTGACAGCATCCCATGAGGTGACAACAGCATAACACTTTTCAGAAACAAGTTAATACCTGTCCAGCAAAGGATCATTTTGGTTTCCAGAGTTGTTCTCATTCAAGATGGAGTCAATTACTGACACAGGGTCCTCTGGAGCATTTGGCTGTGCAGTGTGGAGCTCCACAGCAGCCGTGCCTATTTCGCCGGATTTGGTGACATCGTTTACAGGAACTGATGAGACAGGCTCTGCACAACTTAACTCACTTGGCTGTGATACTTGACAAAGAGGTAAGCCAGGATCTAGAGCTGCCTGTGGCTCTCTAAAATGTGACCCAAACAGAAACAACACATAGGAGAATTTATCAACTGCATTACTATTCATTTCAGGTTTAGTATCTCAAATCTTAATAAGATTAGGCCAGTCAAGGATTCAAGTAACAAACTGGTCTTTAGAAAAAGCACCGAAGTGGCAGATGAAGAATCTCTTACTACAGCTTATACAGACATCATATATCAGAGCAAacacctctttttttcccaggcaaaaagcagcaaTATAGTATATAGGAATtaggcaggagggaaactcCTAACAGACAGACTCTGGAAAGAAGAATATTCCAAATCAGTCCATATTTTACTCTGGGCATTAACAATTAAATGGGTTTCCAGTAAAATCTGTTGCCACACAGAGAATGCCTTCCCTAGGATATGCTTAGTGAGAGCAGTATTGAAACTGGAGCTACAACTATACACCTTGATTTGTTAGCAATCTATATACATTTTGGATTATTAGAAACCTATGTATGCATTCAAGTCCCTGTTCAGTTGAAAAGTCAAGTATGTGTTCATTTGCTGAACAGACAGAAAAGCCTCAGCAAATTAAACCTGCAAGGCCCATCAGGCTGTCAGGCCTCCAGGGACTCCTGAAGAGACATGAGCTCTGACAATGTCTGTGTCAAGGCTACATGCTGCAAAGGGAAAGCCTACAACAGGCCTGTCATGCACAAATGCACATTCAGAGAGACATTCTGTTTCCCAGAATCCAGATGGAATGCCAACATTAACATAACTACCCAGTTATTAACCCAGGCATAAATACTTCATACACTTTGGACATACCTGGCTCTGTCACTCGTGTGTGCCACAGCAAGGAGGCCATTGGTGGCATTTTCCAGGGTGTCAGTGATATCTCGGATTATCAGACCTGTACCATTTCCATCCTCTTCAGCTGCACTATGTTCAGAAAAAGCCATCTGCAGATACAGCACAGAATGAGTAAACCACAGGCTTGGACCTTTTCTCATACTGAAGCCCCATTCTCCTTGCATTCTCTTTCCTGTTCACATTTCATCTGTGACCAGTTGCACTGATCTGCATGATTCTACAGCCAGCGTGTTGCTCTAAAGCTGCCCATTACAAAAGGGAGAGCATTTGATTACCAGGTTAGGGTATTTTTAGCTATAAGGAAGACTGATATCACTGTGTATCATCCTGTCCAACCCACTGCCTCTGTCCCTGGGCAGACTTACAGCTTGGCCACTCTCCACAGGGATGCGGACATACTGACGACTGTACTTGGAGGGTGAAGCACCTGCAGCATCCGTGAGAGACCTGAGACAAAGCACAGCTTTAGTTCATCCTGCCTGccagagggaagagctgcagcagtgccaaaGACAGGCAGTAATGGTGATCATTCTTGCCCTCCTAAGAAGCCTggcttttgggaaaaaaattgtgtgtCAGGAAGGGTACTGCAGGCAGCCTGTCCTACACACACACTGTGGTCTGGAGGAAGTCAGTCACACGTGCACATTTTGAGATTCACCATTTCTGATAACTGTGCCCTTTGGAATTGAAACTTTATAGAATATTCCCTTTCCACCTGTTTTAACGATAAGGAGGAAATACTTATTTTGTGCTTGACTGAACTTCCATCAACTTTTTCAAGTTTGAATATACAAGTGATAAAATTACCTGTCACACAATAGAAACTGATTTATCCCTACAATTCACATCTGACATTGGTCTGGGACCTATCAAGtaattacctttttcttttgacCCCAACAATATAATTTCCTCGCATCAAACTTAGTATAAATTGAAGAATctaaaaggaaagacaaaagaaagcCAAAACCAAATGGTCAGCATAGCAATCCTAATATTAAATTCTTAATTCAGATTTTACTATAAAATGATATAGTTACATGACAGAAATtaacaggtattttaaaaaaacatttgcaattgtattttaaagaacaaagcaagagTTACAAACTGCATAGAAAAATTAGCCCACTTgcacagttgttttttttttgaaatgcaaTATAGCAGCACAAATCACTAGAGGATTCCAGACCAGAAACAGCTGAGGAATAAACCAgagaaaatttttttccagCGTGCAAACTCCTACAGTTTCTGCGTTCCAAGTTCAACTTCTCAAGTGGTCTAAGTGTATCCTGGTCCAAGATCTTTCACAGACTCCATTCCATGTGCCTGCAATCTCTCAAGTTCTGGGCTCCTGTTACCATGCACTGTCTCCACATACTGACATCCTACTATGACTTTTCCTTAGTGCTTTGCTCGTGGTTCTTTACTGTGCTACTTCTGGGACACTCAGGAACTGTGAACATTTTCTTTATGCTGTATTAATACAGCCTGTTCAGCTCTGTGTCATTTGTCATTCTACATAAGCAAAGAATGCCATGAAGTATCACAGAGGCAGGAATAAGGATGGTAGCACTGAAGATGCTGCAATGGTACCTTAGACAGCAGCTTCTGTTGTTGACTGTGCTTCTGCCTTAGAACTGCCACTTCTTTCCACAGGGCCTTATTTTCTCTGCAATGCAGAATAAATCAGAAGACAGAGGATGAACAGAGTTTACTTTATATGCTCTAGTTTTACAGCTTTCAAACTTTTAGAGTACCTTGCAGAACCAATGGCAACATTCCCTCTGTGGATAACTAACCCTCAGTTAACTCGATCCACTAATATTAACTCTGGGTTAACTTAACTCCATTTTCCATCAGCAGCATGAAACACTCACTTAAAAAGGACACCCTCATCCTCTGCTGCTCCATCAATAATCTTGATCTGAGGTATTCCTTCAAAGCCTTAAAGCTGTTGAATAAGGACTTTGTGTTACACTCAGCCTGTTTCCAAACACTGACAGCCTTGGGACAGATCTAAAGGTGGTGTTCAAGGGGcttggctggttttttttttcttaaggaacagagagagaaaggtaTCTCCTGGACTCTGGTTGATATCTGCTGGCATACCAATGACCTGAACGAATTACCAATACCTATATGAAGGGCATCTGAGAGAACAGAGATGAGGATGTGCAAGGTCTACTTTCagttagaaagaaaacaaaacaccaatTGTCTCTCACTGCATCTAACCCTGTCTTTAttcaaaaaatgaaatgcttttattgACCTAAAAACTACTACAGGTGCTGGCAACCAGAGTGAAATCTCAAGGCAGCCAACAAACACCCAGTCTAAATCTCCAGTCTGTAACTGAattacaaaaccaaacaagattCAGAATATTGTGTGGGGTGGAATGGGCATTCTTAGGAAAAATATAGCTTCACCTGTTTCCAGTTCAAATGAAACCCATATTTAGCCAATCTCCATCAGATACAAGCAACATTCAATGCATGAGCACCCCGAAACAGCCGAGTCTACCTCTTCATGTTAGCCAGCCTGACATCCATGttgttctgctgctctctcaTCTCCTGCACCTCAGACAGGACTTTGTGCAAATCCTCTGTGCAGACCTTGAGATCCTCAGTTCTCACTGCAGACACCTGGAATAGGTATACACACTTTACTACAAACAGTGCATGCTTCTTGCTGCAGGGAGAGTGCAGCCAGACTGTAGGGCAGGACCAAGGCCCATTAAA is a window from the Vidua macroura isolate BioBank_ID:100142 chromosome 14, ASM2450914v1, whole genome shotgun sequence genome containing:
- the LOC128814408 gene encoding heat shock factor protein 3-like is translated as MREAPALPRGPAAPGAPGPGAVPGFLAKLWALLEDPDSDDVICWSRNGENFCILDEQRFAKELLPKYFKHNNISSFIRQLNMYGFRKVIALENGIITAEKSSVIEFQHPFFKQGKAHLLENIKRKVSAVRTEDLKVCTEDLHKVLSEVQEMREQQNNMDVRLANMKRENKALWKEVAVLRQKHSQQQKLLSKILQFILSLMRGNYIVGVKRKRSLTDAAGASPSKYSRQYVRIPVESGQAMAFSEHSAAEEDGNGTGLIIRDITDTLENATNGLLAVAHTSDRAREPQAALDPGLPLCQVSQPSELSCAEPVSSVPVNDVTKSGEIGTAAVELHTAQPNAPEDPVSVIDSILNENNSGNQNDPLLDREEIQDFLNCIDASLEELQAMLSGKQYNFGAEAFSDTFNPELPALDMNLMETPPGIENMANLAESTEGLGASERETAGSKDMQLIQYRANPLLSLFEELPSGEAAGKADDPKDFLLPPLEEKPALQPPSASGTVVPLAAPASQAEPLDTLGMGDPPLLPEDGNGEYKLFPLLLLSPVANFIDEASEIEIS